In the genome of Diachasmimorpha longicaudata isolate KC_UGA_2023 chromosome 19, iyDiaLong2, whole genome shotgun sequence, one region contains:
- the LOC135171204 gene encoding uncharacterized protein LOC135171204 has product MSNDSKKVKKQPYKYCFVPSCANSTVTKPNKVFITVPACKNIRLWCEAAGYSRPLLGRSDICEDHFKLEEDLENYMRWKMTKGPKKLKAGAYPRFFLSQTVAESQSTSQPHSTTSTQCSSVQSIGFERKCAEGKKLKCPHSKQRNNPDDSINSPAKQESSAGNIHRITSANPSHRILKIDRSIQTSIVTSNKNIQVKPTCRHKGTTFRFQDIPSVPPLPASVSGALLDGVLASCSGNNSSPQKSILNSSESKIESSDSINSTLEVIDSDIFNTSSASSTSNRSLKLHHLKIHIYENVTKLIIEDDPLLMIGIPESSMYVIDELMLITNIPRKYIYIYIYITMKKIRQNVPYAILAYDFGLSESQISRIFKNTVTKMAAILKELIVWPSKQEIALNLPIQFRLKYGQVQSIIDCFEIQIEHLTHAVHQAATWSDYKKCNTCKYLISITPDGLINFISCGYGGRSSDIEIVKNSGYLSVLPSGSFILADRGFKQIESLLHQRNCKLLRPPSV; this is encoded by the exons ATGTCAAATGACagtaaaaaagtgaaaaaacaaccatacaaatattgttttgtaccATCGTGTGCGAACTCAACTGTGACAAAACCGAATAAAGTGTTTATAACAGTTCCTGCgtgcaaaaatattcgattATGGTGTGAAGCCGCAGGTTATTCTCGCCCATTACTGGGCAGAAGTGACATTTGCGAAGATCATTTCAAA ttAGAAGAggatttggaaaattatatgCGGTGGAAGATGACAAAAggtccaaaaaaattaaaagcagGCGCCTATCCTAGATTCTTTCTATCTCAAACGGTTGCTGAGAGTCAATCAACATCCCAACCACACTCGACTACATCCACACAATGCTCATCAGTGCAGTCCATCGGCTTTGAAAGGAAATGTGCTGAGGGAAAGAAATTGAAGTGCCCACATTCAAAGCAGAGGAACAACCCTGATGATTCCATCAATTCTCCAGCAAAACAAGAAAGTTCTGCTGGCAACATCCATAGAATCACCAGTGCAAACCCGAGTCACCGTATACTCAAGATAGATCGCAGTATACAGACATCAATAGTCACTTCCAATAAAAACATCCAGGTCAAGCCAACATGTAGGCATAAAGGTACAACTTTCCGATTTCAAGATATTCCCAGCGTTCCACCACTGCCAGCCAGTGTATCCGGGGCCTTACTGGATGGAGTTCTGGCAAGTTGTAGTGGAAATAATTCGAGCCCCCAAAAGTCCATTTTAAATTCCTCAGAGAGTAAAATTGAGAGCAGCGATTCCATAAATTCAACACTCGAGGTAATTGACAgtgatattttcaatactAGTAGCGCATCCTCTACTAGTAATCGCAGCCTAAAACTgcatcatttaaaaattcatatttatgaGAATGTcacgaaattaattattgaggaTGATCCCCTGTTAATGATCGGGATACCGGAAAGTTCGATGTATGTAATAGATGAATTAATGTTGATAACAAATATTCCtcgtaaatatatatatatatatatatatattacgatgaaaaaaattcgtcaGAATGTTCCTTATGCAATCCTTGCATATGATTTTGGATTAAGCGAATCTCAAATatcgagaatttttaaaaatactgtCACAAAAATGGCAGCGATACTCAAAGAGTTGATAGTCTGGCCATCGAAACAAGAAATAGCCCTAAATCTTCCAATTCAATTTCGATTAAAATATGGACAAGTTCAATCGATAATTGACTGTTTCGAAATCCAAATAGAACATTTAACTCATGCAGTACATCAGGCTGCAACATGGTCAGACTATAAGAAGTGTAATACTTGTAAGTATCTGATATCCATAACTCCTGATGGATTGATTAATTTCATCTCCTGCGGATATGGCGGTCGCTCCAGTGACatagaaattgtaaaaaattctgggTATTTGTCTGTTCTCCCTTCTGGGTCATTTATTCTCGCCGATAGAGGATTTAAACAAAT